From Pan paniscus chromosome 6, NHGRI_mPanPan1-v2.0_pri, whole genome shotgun sequence, one genomic window encodes:
- the LOC100971353 gene encoding LOW QUALITY PROTEIN: protein PET117 homolog, mitochondrial (The sequence of the model RefSeq protein was modified relative to this genomic sequence to represent the inferred CDS: substituted 1 base at 1 genomic stop codon), whose translation MSRSLKALLGLSVGMLMAATVASMHLEQWQDQQRLHDGVIRDTERQNXKKVDICILGEQIILTEQLEAERQMLFAKGFQRT comes from the coding sequence ATGTCGAGGAGTTTGAAGGCACTGCTGGGCCTCTCGGTGGGGATGCTGATGGCAGCCACAGTGGCCAGCATGCATCTGGAGCAATGGCAGGACCAGCAGAGGCTTCATGATGGAGTTATCAGGGACACTGAgagacaaaattagaaaaaagtagaCATTTGTATTTTGGGAGAACAGATTATTTTAACTGAGCAACTTGAAGCAGAAAGACAGATGTTATTCGCAAAAGGATTTCAAAGAACTTAA